CGTGACCCGCCAGATCACGTTGCCGACGTCGTCGGCCACCAGCAGCGCGCCGGGCTTGTCCACCGCCACGCCGACCGGGCGGCCCTGGGCCTTGCCTTCGGCGTCGAGGAAGCCGGTCAGCACGTCCTGCGCCTTGCCGCTGGGCTTGCCGCCGGCGAAGGGCACGTAGACCACCTTGTAGCCGGACGGCGGATTGCGGTTCCAGGAGCCGTGCTGGCCGATGAAGGCGCCGCCGCGGTACGCCTGCGGCAGCAGCGCGCCTTCGTAGAAGCTCAGCCCGAGCGAGGCGGTATGCGCGCCCAGCGCGTAGTCCGGCTTGATCGCGCTGGCCACCATCTCCGCGTTCTGCGACTGCACGCGTTCGTCCACGTGCTGGCCGTAGTAGCTGTACGGCCAGCCGTAGAAGCCGCCCTCGCGCACCGAGGTCAGGTAGTCGGGCACCAGGTCGCTGCCGATCTCGTCGCGCTCGTTGACCACCACCCACAGCGTGTCCGCGCCCGGCTGCCAGGCCAGTCCGACCGGATTGCGCAGGCCGCTGGCGAACACCCGGGTGGCGCCGCTTTGCGCGTCCACTTCCAGGATCGCGGCGCGGTTGAGCTCGGCGTCCATGCCGTTCTCGGCGACGTTGCTGTTGGAGCCGACGCCGACGTAGAGCTTCTTGCCGTCGCGGCTGGCCAGCAGGCTCTTGGTCCAGTGATGGTTGATGCCGCCGGGCAGATTGGCGATGAAGCTGGGCGCGTCGCTGATCTGGGTGTCGCCGTCCTTGTACGGGAAGCTGACCAGCGCGTCGGCATTGGCCACGTACAGGCGGTCGCCGACCAGGGCCATGCCGAACGGCGAATACAGGCCCTTGAGGAACTGCGTGCGCACTTCCGCCACGCCGTCGCCGTCGGCGTCGCGCAGCAGGGTGATGCGGTTGGCGCTGGGCACGGTGGAGCCGGCCTTGGCCATCATCGCGTCCTGGATCTTGTCGCGCAGGCCGCTGCTTTCCTTCTCCGGCGCCGGCGGCGCCGCGGTCTCGGCCACCAGCACGTCGCCGTTGGGCAGCACGTACAGCCAGCGCGGGTGGTCCAGGTCGCGGGCGAAGGCCTGCACCGCCAGGCCGGCGGCCGGTACCGGCGCGGCGCCGTCGGCCCAGCGCTTGACCTCGGCGACCTTCACCGTGGGGATCATGCGCTTCACCGGATCGGGTAGCACCGGATCGGGTCCCATCCCCTCTTCGATGGAGTGCTTGGCGGTGTCGCCACAGGCACTCAACACGGCAGCGGACAGGAGGCACAGGGCCCAACGGGCAGGGGACGAGGAAAGGCGCGTCATCGCGGCTCGGTTCTCCATGGGGTCGGCGGGATCACCGATGATGCACAGCGCGCGCTTGGCGAACGTGAAAAAGATGTCAAATGCAGCTGCGCCGCACGCGGCGATCAGGAGGTCGGCGACAGCGGCTGCACGCCGCGGATCCGGTCCAGCCAGATGTAGTGCTGCTGCCCGGGCTGCAGCAGGTCGTCCAGCCGCAGCACGCCGTTGACGCCTTCGCGCTCGTCGTGGTCGCGGAAGGTCTGCAGGGTCGGCCGGACCGACACCGTGCCGCTGACCTGGCTGCCGTCGTCCAGCTGCAGCAGCACCTGCGCCTGGTCGGGCAATTGCGGCAGCCACGCCTGCAGCGCGGCGATGGCGTCGGGGTCGGTATGCACCGCGTCGGCGTACTTGGTCATGCGCGTCTCCTGCGAGGAACTGTGCGCACGCTAGCGGCTGCCACGTGAAAAACCGGGAAAACGGCTATGGCTGCCGCGCGAACCGCACCGCGGACACCAGCTGCGCCACGCTGTACGGCTTGGCCAGGTGTTCCTGGAAGCCGGATTGCAGCGCGCGGTGGCGATCGTCGGCGCGCGCCAGCGCCGTCACCGCCACGGCCGGCAGTTCGGCCGCTTCCAGGCCCATGTTGTCGCGGATCGTGCGGATCAGGCCGTAGCCGTCCATGCCGGGCATGCCGATGTCGGTGACCATCACGTCGATGCGATCGTGGCCGCCGTCGTCCAGCACCGCCAGCGCTTCGCTGGCCGAACCGGCGGTGACCACCTCCGCGCCCTGCTCCTCGAGCAGGCGCCGCAGGTATTCGAGCATGTCCGGCTGGTCCTCCACCGCCAGCAGGCGCATGCCCTTCAGCGCATAGGCTTCCACCACCTGCTCGGCCATCGCGAAGGCGCGCACCTCGCGCAGCGGCCGCTTGCCCGGCTGGTTGCGGTGCAGCGGCAGGCGCACGGTGAACACCGCGCCGCAACCGCGGCCTTCGCTGGCCGCGCTGACCTGGCCGCCATGCATTTCCACCAGCTGCTGCACGATCGCCAGGCCCAGGCCCAGGCCGCCGTGCAGGCGCGTGGTGGTGCCGTCGGCCTGGCGGAAGCGGCCGAACAGATGCGGCAGGAATTCCGGCGGAATGCCGTCGCCGGAGTCGCGCACCGCGACCGTCACGTGCTCGCCGTCGGGGTCGATGTCGATCGCCAGTTCGATCTGCCCATGCGCCGGGGTGAACTTGATCGCGTTGGACAACAGGTTCCAGAACACCTGCTGCAGGCGCGTGGCGTCGCCCAGCACCAGGCATGGCTGCGGCGGCTCGCGCAGGGTCAGCGCCTGGTCCTTGCCCTCGGCCACCGGCTCCTGCGCGCGCAGCGCCTCGCGGACCTGTTCGGCCAGGTCCAGCGCCTCCACTTCCAGCTGCACCTTGCCCAGCAGCATGCTGCTCAGGTCGAGCATGTCCGAGATCAGCCGCTGCTGCGCGCGCGCGCTGCTGGCGATCACCGACAGGCCCTTGCTGCTCGGATCGCCCGGCGGCAGCCGCTGCAGCAGCAGGTCGCTCCAGCCCAGGATGGTGGTCAGCGGCGTGCGCAGCTCGTGCGACAGCGTGGCCAGGAATTCGTCCTTCAGCCGCGCCATGCTCTCGGCGGCGTTGCGCGCGCTGCGTTCGGATTCGAGCAGCTGTTCGCGGGCCAGTTCGATGTCGCGGCGCTCGGTGACGTCCGGGCTGCTGCCGGCCAGGCCGATGAACTCGCCCTCGGCCGAGTAGCGCGGCACCGCAGTCATCTCGATCCAGCGCCATTCGCCGTCATGGCGGCGCGCGCGCACCAGCGCGCGCAGGTTGCGCTGCTCGTCCAGCGCGTTGCGCAGCTCGAAGGCGAACACGCCGGCGTCCTCCGGGTGCAGCACGTCGCCCCAGCCCGGCCACGCGTCGTCGGCCTGCAGGTCGATGCCGAAGAATTCGGCGTAGGCGGTATTGGTGAAACGCAGCTGGCCGGTGTCGTCCAGCACCCACACCGGCATCGGCAGGCCTTCGGCGAGCGCGCTGAAGCGCGCCTCGCTCTCGGCCAGGTCGCGCTCCACGCGCTTGCGCTCGGTGATGTCCAGGAACTGCACGGCGACCTGCCGCTGTTCCGGCGCACCGACGCGGAACGCATCCACCGCCCACCAGCGCCCGAACCCGGCGGCGAAGTTCT
The Xanthomonas sp. AM6 DNA segment above includes these coding regions:
- a CDS encoding sorbosone dehydrogenase family protein, which codes for MTRLSSSPARWALCLLSAAVLSACGDTAKHSIEEGMGPDPVLPDPVKRMIPTVKVAEVKRWADGAAPVPAAGLAVQAFARDLDHPRWLYVLPNGDVLVAETAAPPAPEKESSGLRDKIQDAMMAKAGSTVPSANRITLLRDADGDGVAEVRTQFLKGLYSPFGMALVGDRLYVANADALVSFPYKDGDTQISDAPSFIANLPGGINHHWTKSLLASRDGKKLYVGVGSNSNVAENGMDAELNRAAILEVDAQSGATRVFASGLRNPVGLAWQPGADTLWVVVNERDEIGSDLVPDYLTSVREGGFYGWPYSYYGQHVDERVQSQNAEMVASAIKPDYALGAHTASLGLSFYEGALLPQAYRGGAFIGQHGSWNRNPPSGYKVVYVPFAGGKPSGKAQDVLTGFLDAEGKAQGRPVGVAVDKPGALLVADDVGNVIWRVTPKAGQ
- a CDS encoding DUF3247 family protein, whose translation is MTKYADAVHTDPDAIAALQAWLPQLPDQAQVLLQLDDGSQVSGTVSVRPTLQTFRDHDEREGVNGVLRLDDLLQPGQQHYIWLDRIRGVQPLSPTS
- a CDS encoding ATP-binding protein, which codes for MHASTEASSSSRAQGSDLHYREIFDKIDSGFCVVQVLFDEDQRAVDYVFLEVNPAFERETGMHDVIGRRMRELSPTHEEHWFRVYGEVALSGRSAKFENFAAGFGRWWAVDAFRVGAPEQRQVAVQFLDITERKRVERDLAESEARFSALAEGLPMPVWVLDDTGQLRFTNTAYAEFFGIDLQADDAWPGWGDVLHPEDAGVFAFELRNALDEQRNLRALVRARRHDGEWRWIEMTAVPRYSAEGEFIGLAGSSPDVTERRDIELAREQLLESERSARNAAESMARLKDEFLATLSHELRTPLTTILGWSDLLLQRLPPGDPSSKGLSVIASSARAQQRLISDMLDLSSMLLGKVQLEVEALDLAEQVREALRAQEPVAEGKDQALTLREPPQPCLVLGDATRLQQVFWNLLSNAIKFTPAHGQIELAIDIDPDGEHVTVAVRDSGDGIPPEFLPHLFGRFRQADGTTTRLHGGLGLGLAIVQQLVEMHGGQVSAASEGRGCGAVFTVRLPLHRNQPGKRPLREVRAFAMAEQVVEAYALKGMRLLAVEDQPDMLEYLRRLLEEQGAEVVTAGSASEALAVLDDGGHDRIDVMVTDIGMPGMDGYGLIRTIRDNMGLEAAELPAVAVTALARADDRHRALQSGFQEHLAKPYSVAQLVSAVRFARQP